A window of the Lolium perenne isolate Kyuss_39 chromosome 7, Kyuss_2.0, whole genome shotgun sequence genome harbors these coding sequences:
- the LOC127316581 gene encoding uncharacterized protein isoform X1, with product MTSDRTELAAAMADAADITSSSGWDFTCDYEVDCGSEEHAYIVYKTLAVDKELQPDKVRREMAVSGGKLLVHFEAVEARFLRASFSAFVDLMVLVTKLVEEYGDVRQA from the exons ATGACCAGCGACCGCACGGAGCTCGCGGCCGCGATGGCTGATGCAGCGGACATAACTTCTTCCTCCGGTTGGGACTTCACCTG TGATTATGAAGTTGATTGTGGATCCGAGGAACATGCCTACATTGTCTACAAAACACTAGCTGTTGACAAGGAG TTGCAGCCCGATAAGGTCAGGAGGGAGATGGCTGTGTCTGGTGGCAAGCTTCTCGT GCACTTTGAAGCAGTAGAAGCCCGGTTTCTACGAGCATCTTTCAGCGCGTTTGTCGACCTTATGGTACTTGTGACGAAGCTCGTCGAAGAATATGGTGATGTGAGGCAGGCCTGA
- the LOC127316580 gene encoding bidirectional sugar transporter SWEET11 codes for MTGGLAITLAGVAGNIISFMVFLAPLATFRQVFTKKTTGGFSSVPYVVALFSCVLWIFYALIKTNSRLLLTINAFGCGIEFIYIAAYLVYAPRRARLRTLAYFFLLDVAAFGLVVALTLKAVGPQQRVKFLGSVCLAFSMAVFVAPLSVIFKVIKTKSVEFLPVGLSGCLVLSAVAWFCYGLFTHDPFVMYPNVGGLFFSCAQMGLYFWYRNPSNAAVLPTTTDAGDGGAAVHQVIELPVHTVAILSVGPVPVVGVHKIEVRAIEQHTDAVNPKVAEIDKPEVIEIVAAL; via the exons ATGACTGGAGGTCTGGCGATCACCCTCGCCGGCGTCGCAG GCAACATCATCTCCTTCATGGTGTTCCTGGCACCACT GGCGACGTTCAGGCAGGTGTTCACGAAGAAGACGACTGGCGGGTTCAGCTCGGTGCCGTACGTGGTGGCGCTCTTCAGCTGCGTGCTGTGGATCTTCTACGCGCTCATCAAGACCAACTCCCGCCTGCTGCTCACCATCAACGCCTTCGGCTGCGGCATCGAGTTCATCTACATCGCCGCCTACCTCGTCTacgcgccgcgccgcgccagGCTCAGGACGCTCGcctacttcttcctcctcgacgTCGCCGCCTTCGGCCTCGTCGTCGCCCTCACGCTCAAGGCCGTCGGGCCGCAGCAACGCGTCAAGTTCCTCGGCAGCGTCTGCCTCGCATTCTCCATGGCCGTCTTCGTCGCGCCACTCTCCGTCATC TTCAAGGTGATCAAGACCAAGAGCGTGGAGTTCCTGCCCGTCGGCCTCTCCGGCTGCCTCGTCCTCAGCGCCGTCGCCTGGTTCTGTTACGGCCTCTTCACCCACGACCCATTCGTCATG TACCCGAACGTGGGAGGCCTATTCTTCAGCTGCGCCCAGATGGGCCTCTACTTCTGGTACCGCAACCCCAGCAACGCCGCAGTGCTGCCCACCACCACCGACGCCGGAGatggcggcgccgccgtgcacCAGGTGATCGAGCTGCCCGTGCACACCGTCGCCATCCTCTCCGTGGGCCCCGTCCCGGTCGTCGGCGTGCACAAGATCGAGGTCAGGGCGATCGAGCAGCACACCGACGCTGTCAACCCCAAGGTGGCGGAGATCGACAAGCCGGAGGTCATCGAGATCGTCGCCGCCCTGTGA
- the LOC127316581 gene encoding uncharacterized protein isoform X2, whose product MTSDRTELAAAMADAADITSSSGWDFTCDYEVDCGSEEHAYIVYKTLAVDKEPDKVRREMAVSGGKLLVHFEAVEARFLRASFSAFVDLMVLVTKLVEEYGDVRQA is encoded by the exons ATGACCAGCGACCGCACGGAGCTCGCGGCCGCGATGGCTGATGCAGCGGACATAACTTCTTCCTCCGGTTGGGACTTCACCTG TGATTATGAAGTTGATTGTGGATCCGAGGAACATGCCTACATTGTCTACAAAACACTAGCTGTTGACAAGGAG CCCGATAAGGTCAGGAGGGAGATGGCTGTGTCTGGTGGCAAGCTTCTCGT GCACTTTGAAGCAGTAGAAGCCCGGTTTCTACGAGCATCTTTCAGCGCGTTTGTCGACCTTATGGTACTTGTGACGAAGCTCGTCGAAGAATATGGTGATGTGAGGCAGGCCTGA